The window TATCTGTGtacaaaagaaaacagaagATAAATAGTGATTCTTACAGCACAAATAATTTAAGCAACACCTTCCAAAGGACAAAACGTAAGAGGTAAAAGCCACAGTGAAATTAACAAGTTATCGAAGACTATACTCAGAGAAGGTAATTAATATTATTGACAGTCAAGGCAGTTTAGGAGTCCAGATATATCTGTTTCACTGGGATTGCTGAGACAAGGTTAGACTTTTATATGGTAAGAGCTGTTTTAATATACGAAGAATCAACATTCTATGTTCTTTTGATAGAATATCATTCTAATTATTCAACCCTTATCAACAGTGATCACATCTTAAACTTTTTCTGTAAGGGATTCAGATAGCTCAGTCTAGATACCTGTCAACATCATTCACTTGAGAAGTAcattttttatcaataaaaagTTTTTCCAACATAAACTTCAGCGTTGTTTCCCACATGACAAAAGATGCATATCATGAACTATGAAAACTAGTGTTTCTAATGGACATGGAAATTGattatcatcattattttGCATAACTGTCACCGTATTTGGTGTCTAAAACATCATGTAAGGAAATAAGAGATTGAAAATCATACTAAACACTTACCCATAGCCCTCTTCTGACCAGCCTGCAATGAAAATACCTTCAGCTGCAGTGAATGCCTCTTCCTCCATTCCAGCAAGAATCATATTAGCCGCCACAGCATAGGTAACACCTGTCCATATTTCACGTGACTGCATGCAAGACTCATCCACCTTTCCGTTGGGATGCATCCCATTTACAGCACCCATCCTGCCTCCTTTAACTTTCATTACATTGAAATCATATATTTTCTGAAGAGCACTCCTTGTCTTGAACTCATCAAAAAGTGGAGGCAAGCCTGAAGACGCTGTGTACCATTGCCCTGCCAGTTGGTCTGCTTGTATCGACTTACTATTACTACTTGACCCACTGTCGTAGTTGAAATAGGAACCATTCCACAGTTTTTTTTCAAACGCTGATTTTGCGCCAAAAAACttgcttttgcatgtttcagCAAAGAACTTGTCACCTACCTGCAGGGCCATTGCAGCAGCAGCTTGGAGCGCAGCAAGCCACAAGCAACCGCAGTAAGCACTTACACCGTGAACAGTCCAAGTATCATATGTTTGATCTGGAAATCCATCATTTTCAATGAGGCCATCATCGTCTCTATCAAATTGTTCCATATATTCCATTGCAGCACGAACAGCAGGCCAAACATCAACACCAAATGCCATATCTCCAGTGGCAGCAAAATCTCTGTACACTTGAAGCACAAACTTGGGGTTTAGATCCTTCCATTTGCTTGTATCATGTATGTTATAGGCATTCATTTCATTCCAAGGATCATGAGTCCCTAGATCATGAGGAACAGCTCCTCTAACCTTGCGAATTCCGTAATTACCCTCTGCTAGAAACTTCACTTTTCTTCCATCCTCAGATAAAACAGCTTTGGCAAAGTCACGCtgaatattgagttcaatTTTGGGAAAAAGCTCAAGAAGGGCAAACGATGCATAGAAGTGTACATCATAAGTGCACCACATGATATATTCAACTCCTTCCAAGTACAAAAACCTACCAACATCATCACTGTCATCTTGTTGATCCTGCGATTTCAAGTGATGCGGGAAGTAGTTGCTGCTTCTTTTGTTCTGAGAAATAGCTGAATCaccattattttttaaccCAATGCCAGTAGAACCATTACAACCACTGGTACTAGTATGTTCAAAAACAGTATTATGCGTGCAGTTCACTTCATCTTTAGTTACTTTTACATCCATGCTCTCTACTTTTGTCGGTGGATCTTGATCACTGTTCACATTTATAGATGGCAAAGAAGAATCTGCACAGTGGATAAATAAGTTATATCTAGCTTTTAATGACCAAGATGTTGTTATAAGTTGTTGCCAACACACAAGATACTGTAAGTAAATATGCAGACTGTACAACAGGATGCCAGTATTAGTTTAAGCTAAACCAAGATGTAAAAGAGTGGGCAGTTACTATAAATACCAATCCAAACTGTTCCACCAGCAACCAAAAAGTAGAGCTCATTAAACAGTGTGAATTTGTAcctgaaaaaaaatgaaaaaaattagctAATTACTATGAAATGAAATATCAACAAataacccccccccccccccgaCCTTGCCCCCCAACATGCACCCTTATCTGGTAGTAAAGTCCTTGCTTATAAGCATCCAATAACAATATCAGACCAAAAGTACACTGCAATAATGCCGTGTTTTGTGAGACTGATATCTGCAGCACAATGGCTGTCCAGCTTCAAAAGCATTGACCAAATTGCTAAAGTGCAGTAAGCCAGTAAGCCCCTAGAGACAGTCAAAAGTACACGGTCTTCAATGTCCCACCTCCACCCCCTCCCCTCGCTTTCCCTCACTTACTTTCTTTCTAGTCTCTAGCCTAGAAGGAAAGAGAAACATATAGATACATTTTCATATCTCTATATTAGCACCAGCACAACATAAGCAagcatttaaaaattagaCAAGGTTAGAGAAAGTATTACATTATATAAATCCTTCCCTTTACATACACAATAGTTTCCATATGAGCAAGAGGAAGGGTTTGCTACATGCAAGATTCATCCTTTTTGGACACCGaaacactaaattaaaattcaaggGAGGCATAGAacaaaaagcaagaaaagtAAAAGGTTTCATTGGATTTTTACCATTCTGGCAGCCTTTCATCCTTCAGGATAGGACTTTGCCATTTCTCAATCTCCTCTTCCCACCGCTTGTAATCTATAACCAACCAAAATATAATAGGTGTTAGGTACCAATATGAAGTTAATAGAAACTTAGGATCACTTAAATAAAAAGGCTCtgaaaacaaaggaaaaagccACATTGGAAAGTATGATTCCATCAGGTAAATTGAAATGATTAACGATGCCAAAGTAAATgacttgaaaaagaaaataccaCACAGAAATGAAAAGATATTCAAATCCGATACATACTTGTCAGTGCATCATGAACCAACTTCAGAGCTGCTCTTTCAGATGTGCCGTAGAATTTAGTGTATCTCctgtaacaaaaaaaaagtttcagaGATGATCACCATTTTAATAGCACTGTGACATAAAAATGCCACTGAGGGCATGTACAGAAAACCACAACCAACATTGCTTGATTGGAAAACATCACTGGATAATCACCAGGTCAGCAACATATTAGCTCTCTCTCCTAGGACAAAAAAATGTAACACCTTAGACAATTACAGTTTTAACAATCCTAcgggaaaaaggaaaattaaaaaggacAGCTTGCATGGTAGAGACTAATAACTGGTGTTGTCCCACAGCAGTAAAGTTTGGAATTTCTCATGGCCTTAGATTCATGCTTGGGTCTCTCAACCTATTGTCAATTCGTTCTAAGTAGCTGCATAACAAAGACAATACCACAGCATCCAAATCCAAGGACTGTAGTGAACATGGCAAATTAAATACTTGAGCATGCACTAATGAGTAAAGGAGGAGAGAAGGGGGCATTGTAAACATACCTATGGTAGGAGTTccctttcaaaaattttatttttggagaAGACCAAGCAAGAGCAAATGCAATGGTGCACTTTCCATGTGGTTCCACCCAGGCAGAGGCTGAGACTGCTGCACAAAGTGTCTCTCCAGGTGATGAAGGCATGCTTGGgccacaattaaaattttcacgATCAAATTGTCCATCCTTCAGACAAGCAAACAACAATTTAACTCTTAATTGCGTCAGGCAAATGCCTAGCATGGCCATAATTGATGACAAACTTGGAAAGAATGCTGTGACACTTAGCaattcatgaaacatgatttatgcaattgaaattgaatatcAAATGCACGTAAATATATAAGGTCAATGAGCTCCATAATCAAGATTCCAGGTAGGAAGACTGATGCAATATAAAGGAAGGGGGTGGTGGCCTTTAACACGAATCTATTACCTGCATCATTTTACCCCACATCTCCTTTGCTGTTACAGAGCTTTCTTCAGTCAGACCAAAACATGGCAGAACTGTCACATTGACATTCTGGGTTTCACATGCAGCTACTGCGAAAGTAACAGGAGGGTTCCCTTTAGTGGTCCTGTGAAATGGCCACAATTCTCAGAAACATTTGAGATCTAGTCATAAAGTTAGCTATATCTATAATCTTTTTATACATACAAAGTATGCATCAAAGCAAAACACAAACACACTAAGAGGATGACAAGTTAtgggaacaaagagaaaaaatgataTCAATGCCAACACTGAAGAAAATGACCTGGAAACTCATGGACTGGAGGAAAGTTTCAATGCCAGCTCAGAAAAAAGAAGctcaattttaaagaaaagaaaataaaatttatattattgcTCCAGAGAGAGGTAAAACTTAATCCCTAGAGGCTAAAGCAAGCTAAAAGCAAAATCTCTTAATATTCTAAGGACATCCGAAATTCAAGGTCTCAGGGAGTGGTAATGAGAAGGCAAACAAGATGTTTCAGAAGATACAATAGGAATATTCACCGAAATTCTTAAGAAATAATCTAgttgttctataaaataaaaacatgtaaaaGAAACAGTAATTCACCTAATAGTAGTAAcgatttcaaattttgattgtGACAAAAAAGCCTCCAAACAACCTTTCAAGTATCTAAAATACCTTAATGCTTATATGCAAAAGAGGTATGTCATGAGACAAGGTAAATTGAACAGTTTTTTTATGCGTTTTCACATCTGAAAAAATCAGAAGTACTCTCACCAACATTTTTTAGAAATACAATTAATCAGGCATACCCCTCATAATTTCTCATCAACATTTCCTCGAAATGAAATCATGTCACCATTTTTCAACAGAAACGAAAAAGAATTGTGCCTAgcttcttttaatattttatctcataCTCCAATTTATCTGCAAACTGAGGGTTTGTGTAGGTGTGCCACAGGACAATGTAGATTGAGTGGGTTTTTGGTGCTTTACATGTCTGAGAAAATGTCATACCATCCTGACATAACTTCTACTAGCAACACAATTATGTTCACACAACCacaaaaaaaatgcatggcccaaatttaatttactttttagtgaATGACAAATTTTAATTAGGCTACTGATTGTCATAACCAAGATGTCctatctttaaaaaaaaaaaaaatgccttTTCTTCTACTGTcaacatttttttaacatgagaTACAAGCCACaagtatgatttttttttttttttgctttttagcTGCAAGTATGATTGAGTGGCTTATGTACGAGTCCAACATTGTCTTTCGCTCTTTTTCCATttccttttttactttttatttgtgAGTTTGTGTATGTAGTGAAAGGGGTTGAGGCTTAGATGAAGCCAACAAGGAGCTTATCACATTGTGTTCCCTTTCACCTCTTATAACATTGAAATGACTAAGAGAAATCTGCAAACCAACCGTCATATAAAGCTATTAAGGTTTGATGACTTGCTTGTGATGAAGAAGTACACCAGAAACTCCATCTTCGCCtctatcaaaataaaagagagtAAAGTTAAGACATTTTCCAAAGTGCATGGTTCAAAAACAGTAAGAACTTACACCAGAGATACTCACATAAATGGTTCATTCACATGATCTCCTGATAAGTGTGAAATTCCACCAATTGAATTCTGCAGAAACACACATTGATTACTGAACATCCATGGACCTGTCTTGCTATTGATTGAGTGAAATTAAACAAGTTTGGACGTAGAAAATGAACTTACTGCCCATGTGAAAAGTAGGCTGACTTTTGCCCTTTCTTTTCCAGTATTTACCAACTGCAATAGAACAAGTAATAAACTTGTAAGAAATGGAACAAACAAAGGGCCATTAAAATAGTCTAGACCTAAAACAACTATATAAAGAATTTACAGCTTAATTCTGAATCAGCACATAAGACGAAAAGGGGGTTGTAACAAGTCACTAAGTTGTTGATATTAGATTGTTAGTAAACTTACTGTGTAGACAAAAACAGCCGTTGGAAGACTGCTATCCCTATAATTATGTGGTATAAAAGGTGATATCTGTCGACAGGACACTTTAAGGTCAGGATCTGGTTCACCtgaaaaaagtaaagagaccatttcaaaacaagattcaaggaaaaataaaCCAATTTGTATAGCGAAGAAAGTTCGAATAATACCATCATATATTGTCCATGCTCTTGGAAACAAAGCATGGTATGTGGAATGCTGGCCACTCAGATTCCAACCCCATGATGAAATACCCTCATCACTAGCTTTCCTGTAAAAGCATGCAACTGACATTAGGCTAACAATCTACAGTTGCTCtgataataaatttcatgCCAACTTCAAAATTATGATAAAAGACAGATTAATAAAATCTAGGCAAGCCCCAGATAGTTCACTGGAACCTCTCTCACACTTTGAATACACAAAATACACCTGCATGAAAGACACACCTTGTCCAACAATGAATCCAACCACCACCATCAACCCCTCCTTTCAAGATAagttttaatgttataaaCAAAATGCCAAACTATGACAAGGAAATCAAACCAGATATTATTTGATCTGCCAAGTTCATGATAAAGATGTTCTTGGTActcaaaatcataattatcaaaatctGCAACTCTGGTTTCTCAGTAGGGTATTAAAAGCTAAAATTCATGACATGAAAATTTTGCAGTCAGTTGAGTAGATATCAAATACTATCCTTCAATATGATGATAAAGATAAACAAACAAGAACTGGAGACTACACGCCCAACATGTTATTACTTGGATAGTCATAGAAATATCTGATGCAGCTGTGGAAAGCTTGatatttaattcataattacAGGTGGTGTATACCATTTGAGGTAACATCATTGACCAATCAAAGAGCAGCATGTAAATATCTATTCTTCTAGCATGTTAAAGAACATAGATATTCATATATCCAATTTCCTTTAGAATGATTGTATTAGAACTTCACAGGTTTTTCTTACCCTAATCCTTCATGCTGTCCTGGAGCCAAAACTGATGCATACTTCTTATTCCCACCATCAcgagatataaatatctacaGTATCACGAAAGAAAACAATCatcatgaaaaagaaaattctgtTTTAACATTTCTTAAACATCTAATGTATTCTTTTTTAACCCTCATCATGGGAGGAAAGTGGTCATAGaactaaatcaattaaaaattcatactaagaattaaatttgaacaagTGAGTAAGTTTAGAGCAGATCTTTACAGAAAATTGATTAGCCATAACAGGTGAAGCATCACAAGTTCCAGGAACAATTTGCCATTGCCTGAACTCGCCTCTGAAACCCCTGGATATACTGCCACTCCTGCCATATGATTTGCACAATCAGAAACATAAATATTCCAGCACTAAGAACTGAACCATGTAGCTAAACGACATTAAATACCCCATTCCTCCCAGTGGAACTCCTTGTGATGCAGAAGGCTTGCACCTTTCTCGGGTGAAAGGGTCAATAGGTGCTTTCTGCAGATAATCATGCcacaaaattaatatataaaaaaaaaaaaaaaaacctcagAAACCATCTTCATCCTGCAGTTGCACTatcaaggaaaataataaactgTTTCTAAAAATCGAAAAAAAGAACGACAGTAACTGAATATAATGAGAGAATTACCCTTCCATGCGAAGCCTCTTCCCTGATATAGGACCACAAGCGTATACCTAATCGCACCTAAGGTTTCAAATTCCAAGATCAATTAGAAGAGGTAACAAGGACAAGGATATCATATGCTCCTGCTATACAGTAGTTAATGAATCAATCGAACTCTTACCATCTTTATCGCTTCCACAAATGTAACACTGAACTCTTTAAGAATATTAGCATGGCTGTTTAATCTCCTTCTCCAAGCTTGTTTTGGTGGGGCAGCACTATCAAAATCAAACTATAGTGGAAGAtcaaaccaacaaaatcagtATAGAAGAAAGCTtatcagaaagaaaaagtcTGAAACTAAACCTACAGCAATTATGTCAAAGAAAATAGTTGTCAGGTAGAATGAATGTGGCACTTAAGACCGAAAGCAAATCAAGATGTTAGTGTTTATCCTCCTACTCAATAACATGCAATGGATATTGGATAGTTTCTCGATTTAAGATTATCATATTTAAAAGAATATCAGGAAGAACAAACTATATCAATTTGAGATATTATCAAGCATGGCTGTCAGTCTCTTCCCTACATTTGAGACTTAACTATTATGACACTGACATAGGCATGACGTTCAACACATTTTTTCTATtgctttttcaaaaattacaggATTTCAAACAATCACCAGCTGCAAAAATCAACCAATCGTATCTAAGACAGGAACTCTATCAGGTCAGTTCAACCATCTAATT is drawn from Theobroma cacao cultivar B97-61/B2 chromosome 4, Criollo_cocoa_genome_V2, whole genome shotgun sequence and contains these coding sequences:
- the LOC18602754 gene encoding non-lysosomal glucosylceramidase, producing the protein MVTGNIFHCRKNSWPPEEYISRNTLQLFDFDSAAPPKQAWRRRLNSHANILKEFSVTFVEAIKMVRLGIRLWSYIREEASHGRKAPIDPFTRERCKPSASQGVPLGGMGSGSISRGFRGEFRQWQIVPGTCDASPVMANQFSIFISRDGGNKKYASVLAPGQHEGLGKASDEGISSWGWNLSGQHSTYHALFPRAWTIYDGEPDPDLKVSCRQISPFIPHNYRDSSLPTAVFVYTLVNTGKERAKVSLLFTWANSIGGISHLSGDHVNEPFIGEDGVSGVLLHHKTTKGNPPVTFAVAACETQNVNVTVLPCFGLTEESSVTAKEMWGKMMQDGQFDRENFNCGPSMPSSPGETLCAAVSASAWVEPHGKCTIAFALAWSSPKIKFLKGNSYHRRYTKFYGTSERAALKLVHDALTNYKRWEEEIEKWQSPILKDERLPEWYKFTLFNELYFLVAGGTVWIDSSLPSINVNSDQDPPTKVESMDVKVTKDEVNCTHNTVFEHTSTSGCNGSTGIGLKNNGDSAISQNKRSSNYFPHHLKSQDQQDDSDDVGRFLYLEGVEYIMWCTYDVHFYASFALLELFPKIELNIQRDFAKAVLSEDGRKVKFLAEGNYGIRKVRGAVPHDLGTHDPWNEMNAYNIHDTSKWKDLNPKFVLQVYRDFAATGDMAFGVDVWPAVRAAMEYMEQFDRDDDGLIENDGFPDQTYDTWTVHGVSAYCGCLWLAALQAAAAMALQVGDKFFAETCKSKFFGAKSAFEKKLWNGSYFNYDSGSSSNSKSIQADQLAGQWYTASSGLPPLFDEFKTRSALQKIYDFNVMKVKGGRMGAVNGMHPNGKVDESCMQSREIWTGVTYAVAANMILAGMEEEAFTAAEGIFIAGWSEEGYGYWFQTPEGWTIDGHFRSLMYMRPLAIWSMQWALSIPKAILDAPKVNMMDRILISPATFSLTLTETGVRKIANKAKCFGNSVLQCTC